The following coding sequences lie in one Silene latifolia isolate original U9 population chromosome 5, ASM4854445v1, whole genome shotgun sequence genomic window:
- the LOC141657167 gene encoding putative bifunctional TENA-E protein translates to MKIIESWVRKHKYEYNGAIRHPFIHKIRDATVQTSSFKRWLGQDYLFVRNFIPFVASVLIKCSKESNNDSDMDVILAGMASLNDEIAWFKKEAEKWDVQLTGITPQKTNQNYSSFLESLMQPNVNYAVAITAFWAIEAVYQQSFAYCLEDDAKTPAELRGACERWGNEGFGQYCNSLKEIAERRLAEVSEDVQAKAEATFLRVLEEEVQFWNMSEGRLPSEQN, encoded by the exons ATGAAGATAATTGAAAGTTGGGTAAGAAAGCACAAATATGAATACAATGGAGCAATCCGTCAtccttttattcataaaatccGTGATGCTACTGTTCAAACTTCCTCTTTCAAACGCTGGCTG GGTCAAGATTACTTATTTGTCAGGAATTTCATTCCTTTTGTGGCGAGTGTCCTCATAAAATGCTCCAAAGAGTCGAATAATGATAGTGATATGGATGTTATTCTGGCTGGTATGGCTTCTCTCAATGACGAAATTGCGTGGTTTAAGAAAGAAGCTGAGAAATGGGATGTCCAGCTTACTGGCATCACTCCGCAGAAAACCAACCAGAATTACAGCAG TTTTCTGGAAAGCCTGATGCAACCAAATGTCAATTATGCGGTAGCAATCACGGCCTTTTGGGCAATAGAAGCTGTCTACCAACAGAGCTTTGCTTACTGCCTCGAAGATGATGCTAAAACTCCTGCAGAGTTGAGAGGGGCGTGTGAGAGATGGGGGAATGAGGGTTTTGGCCAGTACTGTAACTCCCTGAAAGAGATTGCTGAACGAAGGCTAGCGGAGGTATCAGAAGACGTGCAAGCCAAAGCTGAAGCAACCTTTTTGCGTGTTCTTGAGGAAGAAGTTCAGTTTTGGAACATGAGTGAAGGACGGCTGCCTTCAGAACAGAACTGA